A DNA window from Drosophila biarmipes strain raj3 chromosome 2R, RU_DBia_V1.1, whole genome shotgun sequence contains the following coding sequences:
- the LOC108022163 gene encoding uncharacterized protein LOC108022163 isoform X1 — protein MALKWALVITTLAVAQAAKLDNKYLPPPASAASAGGSPGAGLQGPGGGFGGGGGGPGGGFGGGGAGGGGFGGGGGGGGGFGGGNNGLGGFSNGRPIAPGGGGAPAPRPSSPGGGGGGAPPASGPPIPILSFVNENDGDGNYRFSYETGNGIKAQEEGTVKNKGSPNEIPSVMGSYSYTNPEGELVEIMYTADENGFVPSGNALPTPPPIPEAIAKSLAAQGISVLPGGGFSGGSGGQGAGGGGGGGSGYGGGSGSGYGGAGAGGGAGGGGGAGGGGGYGSGGAGGRGGGSGGPGAPGGGGFGGQGGGGGYGGAGGGGGRGGSPGGPGAPGGGGFGGAGGAGGGYGAGGGGGRGGGGAPGAPGGGGFGGQGGAGGGYGGGGAPGAAGGGGGFGGGGGRGGAPGAPGAPGGGGYGGGGGAGGGYGGGGGRGGGGAPGAPGSPGAGGFGGAGGAGGGYGGGGGRGGAGAPGAPGSPGGGGGGFGGQGGGGGYGGGAGRGGAPGAPGAPGGGGFGGQGGGGGFGGGAGRGGAPGGPGSPGGGGFGGQGGGGGFGGAGGRGGAGGAPGGPGSPGGPGYGGGAGGAGGAGGRPGAPGAPGLPGGNQYVPPPAGGGAPGAPGSPGRPGSGPPGAGSQYIPPPPGAPGGGRGNGEFNPQTGYSY, from the exons ATGGCTCTCAAATGG GCTCTGGTGATCACGACGTTGGCTGTGGCCCAGGCAGCCAAGCTGGATAACAAATACCTGCCCCCGCCGGCAAGTGCGGCCAGTGCAGGCGGCAGTCCGGGAGCAGGGCTCCAGGGACCAGGAGGTGGCTTCGGCGGGGGTGGAGGTGGACCCGGAGGAGGCTTCGGCGGGGGAGGAGCAGGTGGAGGCGGCTTTGGAGGAGGTGGCGGCGGAGGTGGTGGCTTCGGGGGCGGTAATAACGGTTTGGGCGGCTTCTCAAACGGAAGACCCATCGCACCGGGCGGAGGCGGCGCACCCGCACCACGTCCCAGTTCACCaggcggtggcggtggtggtgctCCTCCAGCCTCTGGACCACCGATCCCCATCCTCTCGTTTGTCAACGAGAACGATGGCGATGGCAACTACCGCTTCAGCTACGAGACCGGAAATGGTATCAAGGCCCAGGAGGAGGGCACCGTGAAGAACAAGGGATCCCCGAATGAGATCCCCTCCGTGATGGGCTCCTACTCCTACACGAATCCCGAGGGCGAGCTCGTCGAGATCATGTACACGGCGGACGAGAACGGCTTTGTGCCCTCGGGCAACGCCCTGCCCACGCCACCACCCATTCCGGAAGCGATTGCCAAGTCTCTGGCTGCCCAGGGCATCTCGGTGCTGCCGGGAGGTGGATTTAGTGGAGGATCTGGAGGACAGG gtgctggtggcggcggaggcggtggcTCAGGCTATGGTGGCGGATCAGGATCAGGATATGGAGGCGCTGGTGCCGGCGGTGGTGCAGGTGGTggcggaggagcaggcggCGGTGGCGGATATGGATCAG GAGGCGCCGGCGGTCGAGGTGGTGGATCCGGAGGTCCAG gTGCGCCAGGTGGTGGCGGCTTTGGAGGCCAAG GAGGCGGTGGTGGCTATGGAGGAGCAGGTggcggaggaggacgaggcGGTTCTCCAGGAGGTCCCG GAGCTCCAGGTGGAGGAGGATTTGGCGGAGCCGGAGGAGCTGGCGGCGGATATGGAGctggcggcggaggcggccgAGGTGGCGGTGGAGCCCCAGGAGCTCCAGGCGGAGGTGGATTTGGTGGTCAAGGAGGAGCTGGCGGCGGATACGGCGGCGGTGGGGCTCCAGGTGCTGCCG GAGGTGGTGGCGGATtcggaggaggtggaggacGCGGTGGCGCCCCAGGAGCTCCAG gTGCTCCAGGCGGAGGAGGATATGGTGGAGGCGGAGGAGCTGGCGGCGGCTatggaggcggcggcggccgtggtggtggtggtgctccAGGAGCTCCGG GATCACCAGGCGCGGGAGGCTTTGGTGGAGCCGGTGGAGCTGGCGGCGGATATGGAGGCGGTGGAGGCCGCGGTGGTGCTGGAGCACCAGGCGCTCCAGGATctccaggaggaggaggaggaggtttTGGAGGACAAGGAGGTGGTGGCGGCTACGGTGGAGGCGCCGGACGTGGTGGTGCTCCAGGAGCCCCCG GAGCTCCAGGTGGAGGAGGATTTGGAGGTCAAG GCGGTGGTGGCGGATTCGGAGGAGGCGCTGGTCGCGGTGGAGCGCCAGGAGGTCCTG GCTCTCCAGGTGGAGGCGGTTTTGGAGGTCAAG GAGGTGGTGGCGGATTTGGAGGCGCCGGCGGTCGCGGTGGTGCTGGGGGAGCTCCAGGAGGACCCG GATCTCCAGGCGGACCCGGTTATggcggtggtgctggtggagcag GAGGCGCCGGTGGACGTCCAGGAGCTCCAGGAGCTCCGGGATTGCCCGGTGGCAACCAGTATGTTCCTCCCCCAGCCGGTGGCGGCGCACCTGGCGCACCTGGATCCCCCGGAAGACCTGGATCAGGACCTCCCGGAGCAGGATCGCAATACATTCCACCTCCCCCGGGAGCGCCTGGTGGAGGTCGTGGGAATGGAGAGTTCAATCCTCAGACAGGCTATAGCTATTAA
- the LOC108022163 gene encoding uncharacterized protein LOC108022163 isoform X2 — MALKWALVITTLAVAQAAKLDNKYLPPPASAASAGGSPGAGLQGPGGGFGGGGGGPGGGFGGGGAGGGGFGGGGGGGGGFGGGNNGLGGFSNGRPIAPGGGGAPAPRPSSPGGGGGGAPPASGPPIPILSFVNENDGDGNYRFSYETGNGIKAQEEGTVKNKGSPNEIPSVMGSYSYTNPEGELVEIMYTADENGFVPSGNALPTPPPIPEAIAKSLAAQGISVLPGGGFSGGSGGQGAGGGGGGGSGYGGGSGSGYGGAGAGGGAGGGGGAGGGGGYGSGGAGGRGGGSGGPGAPGGGGFGGQGGGGGYGGAGGGGGRGGSPGGPGGGGFGGAGGAGGGYGAGGGGGRGGGGAPGAPGGGGFGGQGGAGGGYGGGGAPGAAGGGGGFGGGGGRGGAPGAPGAPGGGGYGGGGGAGGGYGGGGGRGGGGAPGAPGSPGAGGFGGAGGAGGGYGGGGGRGGAGAPGAPGSPGGGGGGFGGQGGGGGYGGGAGRGGAPGAPGAPGGGGFGGQGGGGGFGGGAGRGGAPGGPGSPGGGGFGGQGGGGGFGGAGGRGGAGGAPGGPGSPGGPGYGGGAGGAGGAGGRPGAPGAPGLPGGNQYVPPPAGGGAPGAPGSPGRPGSGPPGAGSQYIPPPPGAPGGGRGNGEFNPQTGYSY, encoded by the exons ATGGCTCTCAAATGG GCTCTGGTGATCACGACGTTGGCTGTGGCCCAGGCAGCCAAGCTGGATAACAAATACCTGCCCCCGCCGGCAAGTGCGGCCAGTGCAGGCGGCAGTCCGGGAGCAGGGCTCCAGGGACCAGGAGGTGGCTTCGGCGGGGGTGGAGGTGGACCCGGAGGAGGCTTCGGCGGGGGAGGAGCAGGTGGAGGCGGCTTTGGAGGAGGTGGCGGCGGAGGTGGTGGCTTCGGGGGCGGTAATAACGGTTTGGGCGGCTTCTCAAACGGAAGACCCATCGCACCGGGCGGAGGCGGCGCACCCGCACCACGTCCCAGTTCACCaggcggtggcggtggtggtgctCCTCCAGCCTCTGGACCACCGATCCCCATCCTCTCGTTTGTCAACGAGAACGATGGCGATGGCAACTACCGCTTCAGCTACGAGACCGGAAATGGTATCAAGGCCCAGGAGGAGGGCACCGTGAAGAACAAGGGATCCCCGAATGAGATCCCCTCCGTGATGGGCTCCTACTCCTACACGAATCCCGAGGGCGAGCTCGTCGAGATCATGTACACGGCGGACGAGAACGGCTTTGTGCCCTCGGGCAACGCCCTGCCCACGCCACCACCCATTCCGGAAGCGATTGCCAAGTCTCTGGCTGCCCAGGGCATCTCGGTGCTGCCGGGAGGTGGATTTAGTGGAGGATCTGGAGGACAGG gtgctggtggcggcggaggcggtggcTCAGGCTATGGTGGCGGATCAGGATCAGGATATGGAGGCGCTGGTGCCGGCGGTGGTGCAGGTGGTggcggaggagcaggcggCGGTGGCGGATATGGATCAG GAGGCGCCGGCGGTCGAGGTGGTGGATCCGGAGGTCCAG gTGCGCCAGGTGGTGGCGGCTTTGGAGGCCAAG GAGGCGGTGGTGGCTATGGAGGAGCAGGTggcggaggaggacgaggcGGTTCTCCAGGAGGTCCCG GTGGAGGAGGATTTGGCGGAGCCGGAGGAGCTGGCGGCGGATATGGAGctggcggcggaggcggccgAGGTGGCGGTGGAGCCCCAGGAGCTCCAGGCGGAGGTGGATTTGGTGGTCAAGGAGGAGCTGGCGGCGGATACGGCGGCGGTGGGGCTCCAGGTGCTGCCG GAGGTGGTGGCGGATtcggaggaggtggaggacGCGGTGGCGCCCCAGGAGCTCCAG gTGCTCCAGGCGGAGGAGGATATGGTGGAGGCGGAGGAGCTGGCGGCGGCTatggaggcggcggcggccgtggtggtggtggtgctccAGGAGCTCCGG GATCACCAGGCGCGGGAGGCTTTGGTGGAGCCGGTGGAGCTGGCGGCGGATATGGAGGCGGTGGAGGCCGCGGTGGTGCTGGAGCACCAGGCGCTCCAGGATctccaggaggaggaggaggaggtttTGGAGGACAAGGAGGTGGTGGCGGCTACGGTGGAGGCGCCGGACGTGGTGGTGCTCCAGGAGCCCCCG GAGCTCCAGGTGGAGGAGGATTTGGAGGTCAAG GCGGTGGTGGCGGATTCGGAGGAGGCGCTGGTCGCGGTGGAGCGCCAGGAGGTCCTG GCTCTCCAGGTGGAGGCGGTTTTGGAGGTCAAG GAGGTGGTGGCGGATTTGGAGGCGCCGGCGGTCGCGGTGGTGCTGGGGGAGCTCCAGGAGGACCCG GATCTCCAGGCGGACCCGGTTATggcggtggtgctggtggagcag GAGGCGCCGGTGGACGTCCAGGAGCTCCAGGAGCTCCGGGATTGCCCGGTGGCAACCAGTATGTTCCTCCCCCAGCCGGTGGCGGCGCACCTGGCGCACCTGGATCCCCCGGAAGACCTGGATCAGGACCTCCCGGAGCAGGATCGCAATACATTCCACCTCCCCCGGGAGCGCCTGGTGGAGGTCGTGGGAATGGAGAGTTCAATCCTCAGACAGGCTATAGCTATTAA
- the LOC108022163 gene encoding uncharacterized protein LOC108022163 isoform X3 encodes MALKWALVITTLAVAQAAKLDNKYLPPPASAASAGGSPGAGLQGPGGGFGGGGGGPGGGFGGGGAGGGGFGGGGGGGGGFGGGNNGLGGFSNGRPIAPGGGGAPAPRPSSPGGGGGGAPPASGPPIPILSFVNENDGDGNYRFSYETGNGIKAQEEGTVKNKGSPNEIPSVMGSYSYTNPEGELVEIMYTADENGFVPSGNALPTPPPIPEAIAKSLAAQGISVLPGGGFSGGSGGQGAGGGGGGGSGYGGGSGSGYGGAGAGGGAGGGGGAGGGGGYGSGGAGGRGGGSGGPGAPGGGGFGGQGGGGGYGGAGGGGGRGGSPGGPGAPGGGGFGGAGGAGGGYGAGGGGGRGGGGAPGAPGGGGFGGQGGAGGGYGGGGAPGAAGGGGGFGGAGGRGGAGGAPGGPGSPGGPGYGGGAGGAGGAGGRPGAPGAPGLPGGNQYVPPPAGGGAPGAPGSPGRPGSGPPGAGSQYIPPPPGAPGGGRGNGEFNPQTGYSY; translated from the exons ATGGCTCTCAAATGG GCTCTGGTGATCACGACGTTGGCTGTGGCCCAGGCAGCCAAGCTGGATAACAAATACCTGCCCCCGCCGGCAAGTGCGGCCAGTGCAGGCGGCAGTCCGGGAGCAGGGCTCCAGGGACCAGGAGGTGGCTTCGGCGGGGGTGGAGGTGGACCCGGAGGAGGCTTCGGCGGGGGAGGAGCAGGTGGAGGCGGCTTTGGAGGAGGTGGCGGCGGAGGTGGTGGCTTCGGGGGCGGTAATAACGGTTTGGGCGGCTTCTCAAACGGAAGACCCATCGCACCGGGCGGAGGCGGCGCACCCGCACCACGTCCCAGTTCACCaggcggtggcggtggtggtgctCCTCCAGCCTCTGGACCACCGATCCCCATCCTCTCGTTTGTCAACGAGAACGATGGCGATGGCAACTACCGCTTCAGCTACGAGACCGGAAATGGTATCAAGGCCCAGGAGGAGGGCACCGTGAAGAACAAGGGATCCCCGAATGAGATCCCCTCCGTGATGGGCTCCTACTCCTACACGAATCCCGAGGGCGAGCTCGTCGAGATCATGTACACGGCGGACGAGAACGGCTTTGTGCCCTCGGGCAACGCCCTGCCCACGCCACCACCCATTCCGGAAGCGATTGCCAAGTCTCTGGCTGCCCAGGGCATCTCGGTGCTGCCGGGAGGTGGATTTAGTGGAGGATCTGGAGGACAGG gtgctggtggcggcggaggcggtggcTCAGGCTATGGTGGCGGATCAGGATCAGGATATGGAGGCGCTGGTGCCGGCGGTGGTGCAGGTGGTggcggaggagcaggcggCGGTGGCGGATATGGATCAG GAGGCGCCGGCGGTCGAGGTGGTGGATCCGGAGGTCCAG gTGCGCCAGGTGGTGGCGGCTTTGGAGGCCAAG GAGGCGGTGGTGGCTATGGAGGAGCAGGTggcggaggaggacgaggcGGTTCTCCAGGAGGTCCCG GAGCTCCAGGTGGAGGAGGATTTGGCGGAGCCGGAGGAGCTGGCGGCGGATATGGAGctggcggcggaggcggccgAGGTGGCGGTGGAGCCCCAGGAGCTCCAGGCGGAGGTGGATTTGGTGGTCAAGGAGGAGCTGGCGGCGGATACGGCGGCGGTGGGGCTCCAGGTGCTGCCG GAGGTGGTGGCGGATTTGGAGGCGCCGGCGGTCGCGGTGGTGCTGGGGGAGCTCCAGGAGGACCCG GATCTCCAGGCGGACCCGGTTATggcggtggtgctggtggagcag GAGGCGCCGGTGGACGTCCAGGAGCTCCAGGAGCTCCGGGATTGCCCGGTGGCAACCAGTATGTTCCTCCCCCAGCCGGTGGCGGCGCACCTGGCGCACCTGGATCCCCCGGAAGACCTGGATCAGGACCTCCCGGAGCAGGATCGCAATACATTCCACCTCCCCCGGGAGCGCCTGGTGGAGGTCGTGGGAATGGAGAGTTCAATCCTCAGACAGGCTATAGCTATTAA
- the LOC108022163 gene encoding uncharacterized protein LOC108022163 isoform X4 codes for MALKWALVITTLAVAQAAKLDNKYLPPPASAASAGGSPGAGLQGPGGGFGGGGGGPGGGFGGGGAGGGGFGGGGGGGGGFGGGNNGLGGFSNGRPIAPGGGGAPAPRPSSPGGGGGGAPPASGPPIPILSFVNENDGDGNYRFSYETGNGIKAQEEGTVKNKGSPNEIPSVMGSYSYTNPEGELVEIMYTADENGFVPSGNALPTPPPIPEAIAKSLAAQGISVLPGGGFSGGSGGQGAGGGGGGGSGYGGGSGSGYGGAGAGGGAGGGGGAGGGGGYGSGGAGGRGGGSGGPGAPGGGGFGGQGGGGGYGGAGGGGGRGGSPGGPGAPGGGGFGGQGGGGGFGGGAGRGGAPGGPGSPGGGGFGGQGGGGGFGGAGGRGGAGGAPGGPGSPGGPGYGGGAGGAGGAGGRPGAPGAPGLPGGNQYVPPPAGGGAPGAPGSPGRPGSGPPGAGSQYIPPPPGAPGGGRGNGEFNPQTGYSY; via the exons ATGGCTCTCAAATGG GCTCTGGTGATCACGACGTTGGCTGTGGCCCAGGCAGCCAAGCTGGATAACAAATACCTGCCCCCGCCGGCAAGTGCGGCCAGTGCAGGCGGCAGTCCGGGAGCAGGGCTCCAGGGACCAGGAGGTGGCTTCGGCGGGGGTGGAGGTGGACCCGGAGGAGGCTTCGGCGGGGGAGGAGCAGGTGGAGGCGGCTTTGGAGGAGGTGGCGGCGGAGGTGGTGGCTTCGGGGGCGGTAATAACGGTTTGGGCGGCTTCTCAAACGGAAGACCCATCGCACCGGGCGGAGGCGGCGCACCCGCACCACGTCCCAGTTCACCaggcggtggcggtggtggtgctCCTCCAGCCTCTGGACCACCGATCCCCATCCTCTCGTTTGTCAACGAGAACGATGGCGATGGCAACTACCGCTTCAGCTACGAGACCGGAAATGGTATCAAGGCCCAGGAGGAGGGCACCGTGAAGAACAAGGGATCCCCGAATGAGATCCCCTCCGTGATGGGCTCCTACTCCTACACGAATCCCGAGGGCGAGCTCGTCGAGATCATGTACACGGCGGACGAGAACGGCTTTGTGCCCTCGGGCAACGCCCTGCCCACGCCACCACCCATTCCGGAAGCGATTGCCAAGTCTCTGGCTGCCCAGGGCATCTCGGTGCTGCCGGGAGGTGGATTTAGTGGAGGATCTGGAGGACAGG gtgctggtggcggcggaggcggtggcTCAGGCTATGGTGGCGGATCAGGATCAGGATATGGAGGCGCTGGTGCCGGCGGTGGTGCAGGTGGTggcggaggagcaggcggCGGTGGCGGATATGGATCAG GAGGCGCCGGCGGTCGAGGTGGTGGATCCGGAGGTCCAG gTGCGCCAGGTGGTGGCGGCTTTGGAGGCCAAG GAGGCGGTGGTGGCTATGGAGGAGCAGGTggcggaggaggacgaggcGGTTCTCCAGGAGGTCCCG GAGCTCCAGGTGGAGGAGGATTTGGAGGTCAAG GCGGTGGTGGCGGATTCGGAGGAGGCGCTGGTCGCGGTGGAGCGCCAGGAGGTCCTG GCTCTCCAGGTGGAGGCGGTTTTGGAGGTCAAG GAGGTGGTGGCGGATTTGGAGGCGCCGGCGGTCGCGGTGGTGCTGGGGGAGCTCCAGGAGGACCCG GATCTCCAGGCGGACCCGGTTATggcggtggtgctggtggagcag GAGGCGCCGGTGGACGTCCAGGAGCTCCAGGAGCTCCGGGATTGCCCGGTGGCAACCAGTATGTTCCTCCCCCAGCCGGTGGCGGCGCACCTGGCGCACCTGGATCCCCCGGAAGACCTGGATCAGGACCTCCCGGAGCAGGATCGCAATACATTCCACCTCCCCCGGGAGCGCCTGGTGGAGGTCGTGGGAATGGAGAGTTCAATCCTCAGACAGGCTATAGCTATTAA
- the LOC108022228 gene encoding alpha-protein kinase 1, translating to MSRSRTPRFRHLRWVACVLASLWFSVSQAQLPGAGFQGQRGQVPPLQPLQQPANPFQRRQPNPVQGQGLFPGQRNALNPLAPPLTGAALQNPYTRYNQYQQQNYVPITAYNNELNLDGSFSYGYSSADGTTAQAQGYVKNLGYGEGVEAQVIQGSYSYTSPEGTPITVRYIADENGFRAEGTGIPASPQYFSGAQPYQQGLLNPNLNPYQTPFRQLPPPLPNASFRPQLPGQQPLTPLQQQQQQQQQLQQQRNFQQQQQPNSGQYQPDQPFNQLHSGNLPGQYAGQFGQQSFGSNLTAQQAQQQQNLNQQQQQQQQQQQQQKEQQNEQQQQALITQQLRGRPNNLVDPYGYNQYGRRFKKSPKK from the exons ATGTCGCGATCCCGAACCCCTCGATTCCGGCACCTCCGCTGGGTGGCCTGTGTGCTGGCCAGCCTCTGGTTCTCCGTGAGCCAGGCCCAATTGCCAGGCGCTGGATTCCAAGGACAACGGGGGCAGGTTCCTCCACTGCAACCGCTGCAACAGCCGGCCAATCCCTTCCAGCGCCGCCAGCCCAATCCCGTCCAGGGTCAAGGACTATTTCCGGGTCAGCGGAATGCCTTGAATCCACTGGCCCCTCCGCTAACCGGAGCTGCCCTGCAAAATCCCTACACCCGCTATAACCAGTACCAGCAGCAGAACTACGTGCCCATCACGGCCTACAACAACGAACTCAATCTGGACGGTAGCTTCTCCTACGGATACTCCTCGGCCGATGGAACCACTGCCCAGGCACAGGGCTATGTTAAGAACCTGGGATATGGCGAGGGAGTTGAGGCACAG GTAATTCAAGGCTCCTACTCGTACACCTCGCCGGAGGGCACTCCCATAACAGTGCGCTACATTGCCGACGAGAACGGATTCCGGGCGGAGGGCACGGGCATTCCAGCTTCCCCGCAATATTTCTCGGGGGCCCAACCCTATCAACAGGGCCTGCTCAATCCCAATTTGAATCCCTACCAGACGCCCTTTCGCCAGCTGCCGCCACCACTGCCCAATGCGTCCTTTCGACCCCAGCTTCCGGGGCAACAGCCTTTGACcccgctgcagcagcaacaacagcagcagcaacagttgcagcagcaacgcaacttccagcagcagcagcaaccaaaCTCCGGGCAATATCAGCCCGATCAGCCGTTTAACCAGCTGCATTCCGGTAATTTGCCCGGCCAGTACGCCGGGCAATTTGGCCAGCAGTCCTTTGGCAGCAATCTCACGGCCCAGCaggcacaacagcaacagaacctcaaccagcaacagcagcagcagcaacaacagcagcagcagcagaaggagcAACAGaatgagcagcagcaacaggccCTGATAACTCAACAACTTCGGGGCAGGCCCAATAACCTAGTGGATCCCTATGGCTATAACCAGTACGGCAGACGCTTCAAGAAGTCCccaaagaaataa